From Dasypus novemcinctus isolate mDasNov1 chromosome 19, mDasNov1.1.hap2, whole genome shotgun sequence, a single genomic window includes:
- the GZMM gene encoding LOW QUALITY PROTEIN: granzyme M (The sequence of the model RefSeq protein was modified relative to this genomic sequence to represent the inferred CDS: deleted 1 base in 1 codon), translating into MASLQRAGAHLCGGVLVHPQWVLTAAHCLTAPKEQLRLRLGLHALDAPGVPFRISAAVSHPDYEAARKLENDLALLKLDQKVRPSRTVRPLALPPGRLVVAAGARCSVAGWGVTRPGGRLSRTLQELDVRVLDPRMCNNSRFWHGELAPTMVCLAANAQHQAPCKGDSGGPLVCGRGLLAGILSFGPKACADVFKPPVATAVGPYVSWIKKTLRRRMRRAAPPPLGRPGRGGGPGRGQ; encoded by the exons ATGGCCTCGCTGCAGAGGGCCGGTGCCCACCTGTGCGGGGGCGTCCTGGTGCACCCCCAGTGGGTGCTGACGGCCGCCCACTGCCTGACCGCACC GAAGGAGCAGCTGCGGCTGAGGCTGGGGCTGCACGCCCTGGAC GCCCCTGGGGTCCCCTTCCGCATCAGCGCGGCCGTCAGCCACCCCGACTACGAGGCGGCCCGGAAGCTGGAGAACGACCTCGCGCTGCTCAAG CTGGACCAGAAGGTGCGGCCCAGCAGGACCGTtcggcccctggccctgcccccggGGCGCCTGGTGGTGGCGGCAGGGGCGCGGTGCAGCGTGGCCGGCTGGGGGGTGACCCGCCCGGGCGGGCGGCTGTCCCGGACCCTGCAGGAGCTGGACGTGCGCGTGCTGGACCCCCGGATGTGCAACAACAGCCGCTTCTGGCACGGGGAGCTCGCCCCCACCATGGTCTGCCTGGCGGCCAACGCCCAGCACCAAGCCCCGTGCAAG GGCGACTCGGGAGGACCCCTGGTGTGCGGCAGAGGCCTGCTGGCCGGCATCCTGTCCTTCGGCCCCAAGGCCTGCGCCGACGTCTTCAAGCCACCCGTGGCCACGGCCGTGGGCCCCTACGTGTCCTGGATCAAGAAGACCCTGCGCCGCAGGATGCGCCGGGCTGCCCCGCCCCCCCTCGGGCGCCCAGGGCGtgggggagggccagggagggggcagTGA